A genomic window from Vitis riparia cultivar Riparia Gloire de Montpellier isolate 1030 chromosome 16, EGFV_Vit.rip_1.0, whole genome shotgun sequence includes:
- the LOC117933162 gene encoding uncharacterized mitochondrial protein AtMg00810-like, with translation MAEFEMSDLDMMHYFLGIEVMQSSTGIFISQKKYVGEILDRFQMKDCNPVNTPSEFDTWNVLTEIHLLAAKGIFQYLQGTKEFGLFYKNGEKSYLFGFTDSDYVGDLDDRKSTSGYVFMMGTGAVSWSSKKQPIVTLSSTKDEFVAATAYACQAIWLKKILKELHFKEKGPTQIYCDNSPAINFQKI, from the exons ATGGCTGAATTTGAGATGTCTGATCTTGACATGATGCATTATTTTCTTGGCATTGAAGTGATGCAGTCTTCTactggaatttttatttctcaaaagaaGTATGTGGGAGAAATCTTGGACAGGTTTCAGATGAAGGATTGTAATCCTGTAAATACTCCATCTGAGTTTG ATACATGGAATGTCCTTACAGAGATTCATCTCTTGGCTGCAAAAGGAATTTTTCAATACTTGCAAGGTACTAAGGAGTTTGGGTTGTTCTACAAGAATGGAGAAAAGTCATATTTGTTTGGCTTTACAGATAGTGATTATGTAGGAGATCTAGATGATCGAAAAAGCACATCTGGGTACGTTTTCATGATGGGGACTGGAGCTGTTTCATGGTCATCAAAGAAGCAACCTATTGTCACATTATCATCCACTAAAGATGAATTTGTTGCTGCAACAGCTTATGCTTGTCAAGCTATTTGGTTAAAGAAAATTCTTAAAGAGCTGCATTTCAAAGAGAAGGGACCTACTCAGATTTATTGTGACAACAGTCCAGCcataaactttcaaaaaatcTAG
- the LOC117933164 gene encoding 30S ribosomal protein S4, chloroplastic translates to MSRYRGPRFKKIRRLGALPGLTSKRPRAGSDLRNQSRSGKRSQYRIRLEEKQKLRFHYGLTERQLLNYVRIAGKAKGATGRVLLQLLEMRLDNILFRLGMASTIPGARQLVNR, encoded by the coding sequence ATGTCGCGTTACCGAGGGCCTCGTTTCAAAAAAATACGCCGTCTGGGGGCTTTACCGGGACTAACTAGTAAAAGGCCTAGAGCCGGAAGTGATCTTAGAAACCAATCGCGTTCCGGGAAAAGATCTCAATATCGTATTCGtctagaagaaaaacaaaaattgcgTTTTCATTATGGTCTTACAGAACGCCAATTACTTAACTATGTTCGTATCGCCGGAAAAGCCAAAGGGGCAACAGGTCGGGTTTTACTCCAATTACTTGAAATGCGTTTGGATAACATCCTTTTTCGATTGGGTATGGCTTCGACTATTCCTGGAGCCCGCCAATTAGTTAATCGTTGA
- the LOC117934288 gene encoding uncharacterized protein LOC117934288: MMRSIRAVLVLVAAVLVCIWGNNHMASADTSPSECKEERNLLVNACRPVLYWRSPSADCCQRVRVSHVECVCPYVSTKTAAIIGGLGVPYVVKKIEGCGRTVPRKFKCGSITTP; the protein is encoded by the exons atgatgagaagCATAAGGGCGGTTCTGGTGCTGGTGGCTGCAGTCTTAGTATGCATTTGGGGGAATAATCACATGGCGAGCGCAGACACGAGTCCCAGCGAGTGCAAAGAGGAGAGGAACCTGCTGGTTAACGCTTGCAGGCCAGTGCTATACTGGCGCAGCCCATCTGCAGACTGCTGCCAGCGCGTTCGAGTGAGCCATGTTGAGTGTGTGTGCCCCTACGTCAGTACCAAGACCGCCGCCATCATTGGAGGCCTTGGTGTTCCATACGTGGTTAAGAAAATTGAAGGGTGTGGAAGGACAGTTCCTCGAAAATTCAAGTGTGGGA GTATCACCACTCCATGA
- the LOC117934297 gene encoding uncharacterized protein LOC117934297, whose amino-acid sequence MMRSMRAVLVLVVAVLVCIWGNIHLASADMSPTECKEERKLGANACRPMLYGQNPSANCCQRIRVTHVECICPYVSPKVASIVRAYGLEKLIKKIEGCGRAIPHNFKCGSITTP is encoded by the exons ATGATGAGAAGCATGAGGGCAGTTCTGGTGCTGGTGGTTGCAGTCTTAGTATGCATCTGGGGGAATATTCACTTGGCGAGTGCAGACATGAGCCCCACCGAGTGCAAAGAGGAGAGGAAACTCGGTGCTAACGCGTGCCGGCCAATGCTCTATGGGCAAAACCCATCTGCAAACTGCTGCCAGCGTATTCGAGTTACCCATGTTGAGTGTATATGCCCCTACGTCTCTCCCAAGGTCGCTTCCATCGTTCGAGCCTATGGTCTTGAAAAGCTcattaagaaaattgaagggTGTGGAAGGGCAATTCCTCACAATTTCAAGTGTGGGA GTATCACTACTCCATGA